A stretch of DNA from Desulfatitalea tepidiphila:
TCGGCGGTGACCTATCCCTTCACCATGCTCAAGAACGCTTTGGGTAAGCTGCGCAATCTGCTGCCGTTCTCCGATGCCCGCGAGGGACCACTCGCCAGCCTGACCGCCTCCGGCTCCGCACTGCTCAAGACCCTCGCCGACGGCATGAGCCTTACCCAGTCGCTGCCCGCGAAAGTGTTCGGCTTCGCCGCTCGCGGGATTCTCTCGGTCGCTGCGGGAGCCTGGCAGCAGATCAAGACGGCGGGCGGAAACCTCATGGACGCTGCCTCGGCTCCCTTCCGCATGGCTGGGAAACTCTGGGATGGGTTGACCTCCGGGGCTCAATCCGTCGCGGCCAAGGCCGGTGCCATCTTCGGCGGTCTCAAACAATCCCTGTTTGGCAACACGCCCGAACTGGCGCTCACGCCGCCCCAGGTCAATGCCTGGGACGCGCTGGCCACAGGAGCCGTCAATCTCCGCGACCGGATCGTTGCCACGCTGTCTGCCGTCCCCGGGGCTGTCGGTCGAATCTTTGCCAGTGCCGGTACCGAGGGGCAATCCCTCTGGCAAAGGCTTTCCAGCGGCGCGAGCGCGGGCATCCAGGCACTCAAGGATCGCAGTGCCGGGATCGCCAACGGTTTGCTCTCCTCCGCTCGTGCCATGCTGGGAGTTCGGACCCCGATTCCGCAGGTGGGCGAGCAGAAGCAACCGCTCAAGACCGCGCAGCCCGCCGAATCGATTGGGCAACGCATCATCGAAAATGTGCTGAGTCTCGTGCCGCGTCTGGACGAGCGCCTGGTGCCCAAGGCCCTGAGCGCCATGCTGATGCTCCAGCCGGTCATGGCCAATGCCGCGCCGCCTCCGCAACCGATGAACGGCATCGTGCAGACCGTCGCAGCGGCCGTCGAGCCGGTAAGTAAGAGCTATATCCAGCCGTTCGCGGTGGAACCGCCACTGGAAAACGGAGATGCCTCTCTGGCTCCAGCCGGGATCGAGCGGCGCATGACCGCCGCGCCGACTCCGATAGCGAAGCCCCTGCAATCCGGACTCATCGAGACGGTGCCTTCCGAACGGTTGATCGCTCCGGCCCGCACCGCTCCCGCGACACCCATGCGCGGAGAGGAAGCCGGTCCGGGAGTGCGCGAACTGCTGGAATCCTTGCTCTCGCGCCTCGATGGCCTGGCCGACCGACCGGTGGAGCTGAGCGTGACCACCAACATCGATGGCCGGAAGGTGGCCGAGGCCGTCTACAAGGACCTGCGGGAGCGGAAGATCAGAAACTACGAAACCCTGTGAGAGGACCGATGAAACGCATCTTTGTCTGCAGCCCGTTCGCGGGCGACATAACCCGAAACGTGAAGGTCGCTGAGGCACTTTGCCGCCACGTCATGAGAAGCGGTCACGCGCCGTTCGCGCCGCACCTGCTGTATCCGACCTTCACCGACGACAGCGTTCCCGAGCAGCGGGAGATGGGCATCGCCTGCGGCCTGGCCTACATGGAATGTTGCAACGAGGTGTGGGCGTTTACCGGCAACGGTATTTCCAGCGGCATGCGGCTGGAACTCGACCGGGCCGGACAACTGGGCAAGCCGATCCTCGAGATCGCCGAGGTGTAAGCAATGGCCTGGGATCAACAGCCCATCAAGGGATATCTGGTAGACGCCGACACGGGGGAGCGGCTCGAATTCCAGTACAACCCCAACTCCATCAGCGACGAGAAGTCGACCGACTACGCGACGATCAAGATCCCCGGCATGAGCCATCCGCGTTACCAGTACGTCGCTGGGGAACCACGCCGGATTGCCTTCAAGGTCGAGCTGTTCAAAGGGCCGGTAAAGCAGAAGGTCGACTGGCTCCGCTCGTTGCAATACCCGGAGCATGCCGGAACCATGCTCAAGAATGCGCCGCACCGCGTGCTGCTCATCTTCGGCGATCTCTATCCCGGCGTGACCTGCATCGTCCGGCAGGTAAAGGCGCGGTTCTTCGGCCTGTTCGACCGGGACAACCTGCTGCCGCAGCGGGCCGAGGTGGATATTGTCCTCGAGGAATACGTGGACCGTTCCATCAACTGGTCGGAGGTGCGCTCATGATCGGCCGTGATTCCCGCTACGCCCGCAGCATTCTCTACCGAGACAGCGACGGCACCTCCCTCGGCATGCGCCAGCGCATCGACACCACCCCCAGATACGACGACCGCCTGCACACCGTGGTCGAAGGCGACCGCCTGGATCTGCTCGCGCACCGCTATCTGGGCGATGTCCGGCTCTGGTGGATCATCTGCGACTACAACGACATCTTCTTTCCGCTGGAACTCGAGCCGGGCCTGGCGCTGCGCATTCCCTCCCGCGAACATGTTCAAATGCGCCTGCTCGACTGAGGTTTCCGACACCTCGCCATGCCTTCCGGTAAGTAAGCAGGGAACTGCGAACCGCCGGAGAGACGCATGGATCTGGATACCTTCAAGCCGACATTTCTGATTCAGATCGAGGGGCAAGCCCTCTCGAAGGACATCACCCAGGAGATCACCTCGTTCGTCTTCACCGACAACGAGGAGGAGCTGGATATCCTCGAACTGTCGGTGACCGACCGCAACCTGCAGTTCGTCGATGATCCTCTGTTCCAGGAAGGTAATGAGATCGTGGCCCGCTTCGGCTACGTGGGGAACCTCTCTCCGCGTAAGAAGGCGGTCATCAAGGACATCGATTACGATTTTCCGGAAAACGGCGACCCGACCATCCGCATCAAGGCCTACGACAAGGGCTTCAAACTCGCGGGCAAGGAAAACCAAAAGGTCTGGCAGAAACCCGCTCCCGGCATCCTCTATTCGGAAATCGCCGAGCAGATCGCCGCCGCCAACGGCCTCACGCCGGTGGTTACGGCCACCAAAGGCAACCATCTCCGCGTCACTCAGAGCAACATCTCGGACGCCCAGTTCCTCAAGGAGATGGCGGAAAAGGCCCGCGACCGCGATGGCGACGGTGTGAGCGGCTATGTCTTCTACGTCCAGGACGACGAACTCCATTTCCATCCCCGCGAGCTCGACCAGACGCCGCTTCTGACCCTCGAATATTTCACCGACACCAAAGGCCTGTTGCGTTCGTTCCGTCCGAGTACCCAGTCTCAGGGAGCCAAGGGCGCGGGTGTCGAGACCAAGACGGTCGGCGTCGACCCGCGCAAGAAGGACGTGGTCGAGCACAAGGCCAACAACGCCACCACGCCCGAGCGGACGGCCCTGGGCAAGCAGACCTATCTGGTCGACGGTAACACCGGCGAAGGCAGCTTCAAGGAACAGGAGACGGGGCAGATCGTGCCCAGCTTCGACCGTTCCGAAGGCTTTCACGAAGAGCCGCGCCAGGAGCCCGCCCAGGACAGCGCCGAGGGCAAGTTCCGCGAGGCCGAGCTGCGTCAGGTCGAGGCGGACGCCGCCTCCATCGGCATTCCCCAGCTTCGCGCCAAGAAGAACGTCGAGATCAAGGGCGTGGGACGGAAGTTTTCCGGCATCTATTACTGCCACTCGGTGCGCCACAGCATCAGCGGCGCTGGCTATCTCTGCGAACTCAAACTCAAGAAGAACGCTCTCGGCAAGGGCGCGGGCGACAAGTCCGCCGAGTCCCAGGGCAAACCCAACGACAAGGAGGCCCCGCCCACGGCGCAAAACGAGCCGCCAGCCATGGTGACCATCGACGCGGACTCCGGCGCGGTCACACAAGGAGGCGGCAATGGGTGATCTCAGCAAGAATTTCAACCGTTCGGAATTCGCCTGCAAGGGCAAGAACTGCTGCGGCCATTCGGCTGCGGTCCATCCCGACCTGGTCGACGCCCTGCAGGCCTTGCGCGACCGCATCGGCAAACCGCTGTCCATCACCAGCGGCTTCCGCTGCAACCGGCACAACCAGGCGGTGGGCGGCGCGGAGCAGAGTTTCCACACGCTGGGCATGGCGGCCGACGTGAGCTGTCCCGCTGGCGTTTCGCCTGACGCACTGGCGGTCATCGCCGAGGAGATCCCTCTCTTCCGCGAGGGCGGCATCGGGGTCTACGCCTCCTGGGTCCATCTCGACGTGCGCCAGTCGGGCAAGGCGAGGTGGCGGTCATGAGCGCCCAAACCAAGACCCTGTTTTCCGGCACCGCGCTGGGTCTCTCCGGACCGCTTCGGGTGGAGATCCTGCCCAATGGAATGACCGCGAGGCTGACCCAGCCGTTCCGTGTCCGCACCGGCGCTGGCCGCATCATCGAAGTGCCCGCCGGGTTCGAGACAGACTTCGCCTCGGTGCCGCGCCTGTTTTGGCGCGTGGTGCCGCCTTGGGGACGATATTCCCCGGCGGCCGTCGTTCACGACTACCTCTACCACACCGGCAAGGTCTCGCGGCTTTCGGCCGACCGCGTCTTTCTCGAGCTGATGGCGGCCCTGGGCGTGCCCCTGTGGAAACGGCAGATCATGTATTGGGCGGTTCGCCTGGGCGGCTGGCTGGCCTGGGACACCAGTCGAAAACGGGAGACGAAGCATGCTTGAAACCCGCGACCGTCAATCCGAAGAGCGCTACCGCAACCGCTGGTACGGCAAGTACCGGGCCTTCGTGCGCGACAACAACGACCCCGAACGCCTCGGCCGGGTCCGCCTGGAAATCCCCGCCGTGCTCGGCAGCGGGCGGGAGAACTGGTCCGAATGGGCCGCTCCCTGTTTTCCCTACGGCGGCAACGACGACACCGGCATGTTCCTGGTCCCCGAGGAAGGGGCCTCGGTCTGGGCCGAGTTCGAGGGCGGCGTTGTCCAGTATCCGATCTGGACCGGGGTTTGGCTAGCCAAGAGCAATCCCGGCGAACAGCCCGAGGAATCCAAGCGCACCTGCGCGAATGCCTTTTGCCATGACTGCGAGGACAAGGTCGAACATCAGGCCAACCGGCACGACGATCTCGAACACAAGAAGTACCACGGCCATCCGCCGTATTACTGCCCGCGACTGAAGGTCCTGCTCAAGACCGAAACCGGCCACACCATCCTGGCCGATGACCGCGACGGCGACGAGCTGCTGCGCATCATCGACCGTGCCGGACAGATCCTCACCATGGAAGGGAAGGTGAAGCCGGAGATGCAGAGCGGCAACGCTCTGCGCCGAGGCACGAAGGACGCTGAGAAAGGCGACCAGCTCGACATCGCCTCGCAGATCGTCGGCTCCCGTGCCCGCATCCAGCTCACCGATCTCTGCCGCCAGCAGGTGATCCTCGAAGCCTGGCAGGACAAGGAGAAGGTCCACATCCTCTCGTGCGACAAAGGCCGCTCCCGCTGGCAGAAGATCCTCATCGATACCACCAAGGGTCGGGAGAAGGTTCACATCTGGGGACTCAACGGCACCCAGGAAATCCTCGTCGATTCCACCGCCGCCGCCGAACAGATCCGGCTGACTGACAAGGCCGGTCAGGTAGTGCGCATGAACGCCGCGCCCGGCCAGGAGAGCATCAGCGCCACCGACAAGTCCGGCAGCCTTGTGTTCATGGATGGGGTAGCCGGAAACATCATCATTCGCTCGACGAACACCGTCTTGATCAACACCTGAAGGAGAAACCATGCAACCACTCGTGACAATCGTCACCACCTACTACAACAGGGCCGGGTTTCTGAAAGAGACTCTGCGAAGCCTGCAACTGCAAACCATGACCGATTGGGAGGCCATTCTCTGGAACGATGGCTCGACCGACAACTCGGAAGAAATCGCCCGGGAGATAGCGGGAACGGATTCCCGCTTCCGGTTTTTCGGCGGCGAGCGCATCGGCCACACCCAGTCACTGGTTCGGTCCTGCGCTGAGGCACAGGGGCGCTACATAGGGGTTCTCGACAGCGACGATTTGCTCGAACCCACGGCCCTGGAAGAAACGACCGCCATTCTGGAGAGCCGCCCCGAGATCGGTATGGTTTATACGGATCATGTGGTGATCGACGGCAACGGCCAGCGACGCGGACTCGGACGCCGTTGTCAGATTCCGTTTTCCAAGGACCGCATGTTGCTCGACTTCATGACCTTCCATTTCCGGCTGATCCGGATGGAGGCCTTCGCTCAGGTCAAAGGATTCGACGAGACCTATCCGTTGGCGATGGACTACGACCTGTGCCTGCGGCTTGCGGAGGTGACGGAGATAGAGCATCTGCGCACACCGTTGTACCGCTACCGGGTCCATCGGGCATCGCTTTCGTGTCAAAAGCGGCTGGAGCAAATCCAATGCTCTTATGATGCGGTCGTCGCCGCCATGAAGCGACGCGGGCTGGACCGTGAATACGAGTGCCAGCTCGAAGTGAGAAGCCGCCATATCATCAAAAAGGTGACGGACCATGCCGGATAAGCCACAAGCCACCGGATTGTCCGCGAGTGAGGAACTACTGGCCCGGACCTTCGACCACTGGCGGGAGGAATTCCGCAGCATCCTCGAAAGCCACCGCCGGGAAATCCAGGACCGTCTCGAAAAGATCGAGCGAGAAATCGAGAAAAAATCGGACAAGGAAAACGTCGAGGTGCTGGTCCGTTCGATCTATGCCGATCTGCACCGGCATGCCGAGGAGATCGACCGGCTACACGCTCGGGTCGGTTCCAAGATGGGGACCGAGACCATGTGGAAGATTGTCGGCTTGGTCATGACCATCGGTAGCACCATTGGTGGTCTGGTCGGCTTTCTGATTCACCTGATGTTGAAGGTAAAACCATGAGACCACAAGCGAGACTCGGCGACATCAGCAGTCATGGCGGCGTCATCATCACCGGGGCGAGCCGGACTTTCGACAACGGCATGCCAGTGGCCCGTATGGGTGATCTGCATGTCTGTCCCGTCCCGGGGCACGGCGTGACGCCCATCGTGACCGGCAGCCTCGATACCATCACGGAAGGGCTTCCCAATGCTCGCGTCGGCGACATCATCGGCTGCGGAGCGGTGATCGTGACCGGTAGCCCGAACACGGAGGACAACTGATCATGTCCATCCGCAACAAGCTCAAGATCGATTATTGGGATGTGTCACCAAGAACCATCAAGATGACACGTAATTCCTGGGGACCGCCTGTCCAGTTGACGATTCATGGCTCTTTCTCCGAGTCGCCGGAATTTGAAAGCTCCGATTCAGACGTGGTCTGGGTCGATTCATCCGGCTATTTGTACCCAGGGTACAAGACAGGAAAAGCCGTAATTACCGTTTTCGATTCCTGGCGTCGTCGAAGCGCACGCTATGTTCAATTCGAGTTAGCAGAGCAGGAGTACGGCTCGGGCTACGGATATTGGTAAAAGATATGATGATCGGCGATGGATATGGGTATGGAGACGGTTACGGCGAGACCGAAGGGCCACGTTTCGACGATACCAGTAGGGCCGAAGCTCACCGGGAACTCATGGCCATTGCCCGCGTACTGGCCGAGGGCTTGGGGCTCATCGAGGATGGCGAGGACCGCAAGCCATTTCTTGATGAAATCCGTCAGGAGATAAAGAAAGTGCGCAAGGTCCTCGAGGATTCACACGCAGCCTCGGAGGCGATGCGCGAACAGGCCCAGGCCTATTTGGAGGCCCAGCAGGTCAAGACCCAGGAATACTTGGACCAGGTACAGATTGAGCCGGAGCTTGATTTCTATCCCTTCATCGAACTGCCCGTGGGCACCGAACCCCGCGATCTGCCGGACGGCAACCGGCTTTTCACCTTGCCCGACGGCATGATCCTGCGGACGACGGACGACCAGCGAATCAGTGTCATCGACGCCGGGCAGCACCAGGTCGTCACCCCCGGACCCGGAACGGCCGTCGAAGTCGCACCTGGACGGATTTACGCCTTGGATCAAACCTATTTGCGCACAACTCATGAAGACGCCGGGCTCAGTGGACTGCCTTTGGACGTGGAGCCCATTGCCATGGGTTCGTGGCGGTTCTCGGTTTGCTTTGCCGAAGGCATCCGCCTGGATATCGACCATAGAAGGAGGTTCATCACGCTTATCAATCCGACCGGCCCTATCGATATTCTCGGTATAGGCAGAATCGAGGGAATTGGAGAAAGCATCACCGTTCATCTGATCTCCGGAGGTGCCAAGGGCTTCCATTGTGAGGAATCAGGCCATGCTGGACTGATCGAGGCCGATGGGACCATTCACCTGACCCTGAAGAGCGGCCTGGAGTTGGTGGCGCGTTTCTTCAGCGAGGTATCGGAAGGGGATGAGGCCTTCCCCGACTGTTCCATTCAATGCAAATTGAATTGTGAGGAGCGCGACTGATGAATTTTGATTTTCTCGGCGCTGGGTTGCGCCATCCTTTTCGATTTCAGTCCGTTTCCGGCGGCACTCAGATTTCCGCTTCGACCTCGCGGGAACACGAGCATATCCGCGAAAGCATCCTGCAGATCCTCGGTACCCGGATCGGTGAACGGTTCATGAATCCGGAGTTCGGCTCCAGGCTGAAGGATCTGGTGTTCGAACAGAATGATGAAGTGCTCAAGGGGCTGCTGCGCCATTACGTCATCGACGCCATCAAGCGCTGGGAAAAGCGGGTGATCATTACGGATGTGCGATTCGATGACCTTCCGGTAAATACGGACAGAAACCTCCTGCCAGTACATATCGCCTATCGCGTGATCCAGAGCCAGGTGGAAGGGAATCTGGTTTATCCCTTCTACCGGGAAGGGGCAGCCAATCCCACCCGCTGAGGCGTCCCGCCTCCGACACATCCAGGCCCCTTCCGGTAAGTAACCGGCGTGGCGAGAGCATCAGGCGCTCTCGCATAACCGCCGAAAACCGGAGAGACCATGGGCCGCGCAAGCATCGGATACATCAACAAGG
This window harbors:
- a CDS encoding DUF7768 domain-containing protein, which produces MKRIFVCSPFAGDITRNVKVAEALCRHVMRSGHAPFAPHLLYPTFTDDSVPEQREMGIACGLAYMECCNEVWAFTGNGISSGMRLELDRAGQLGKPILEIAEV
- a CDS encoding CIS tube protein, yielding MAWDQQPIKGYLVDADTGERLEFQYNPNSISDEKSTDYATIKIPGMSHPRYQYVAGEPRRIAFKVELFKGPVKQKVDWLRSLQYPEHAGTMLKNAPHRVLLIFGDLYPGVTCIVRQVKARFFGLFDRDNLLPQRAEVDIVLEEYVDRSINWSEVRS
- a CDS encoding LysM peptidoglycan-binding domain-containing protein; this translates as MIGRDSRYARSILYRDSDGTSLGMRQRIDTTPRYDDRLHTVVEGDRLDLLAHRYLGDVRLWWIICDYNDIFFPLELEPGLALRIPSREHVQMRLLD
- a CDS encoding phage late control D family protein, whose amino-acid sequence is MDLDTFKPTFLIQIEGQALSKDITQEITSFVFTDNEEELDILELSVTDRNLQFVDDPLFQEGNEIVARFGYVGNLSPRKKAVIKDIDYDFPENGDPTIRIKAYDKGFKLAGKENQKVWQKPAPGILYSEIAEQIAAANGLTPVVTATKGNHLRVTQSNISDAQFLKEMAEKARDRDGDGVSGYVFYVQDDELHFHPRELDQTPLLTLEYFTDTKGLLRSFRPSTQSQGAKGAGVETKTVGVDPRKKDVVEHKANNATTPERTALGKQTYLVDGNTGEGSFKEQETGQIVPSFDRSEGFHEEPRQEPAQDSAEGKFREAELRQVEADAASIGIPQLRAKKNVEIKGVGRKFSGIYYCHSVRHSISGAGYLCELKLKKNALGKGAGDKSAESQGKPNDKEAPPTAQNEPPAMVTIDADSGAVTQGGGNG
- a CDS encoding YcbK family protein, with product MGDLSKNFNRSEFACKGKNCCGHSAAVHPDLVDALQALRDRIGKPLSITSGFRCNRHNQAVGGAEQSFHTLGMAADVSCPAGVSPDALAVIAEEIPLFREGGIGVYASWVHLDVRQSGKARWRS
- a CDS encoding DUF1353 domain-containing protein → MSAQTKTLFSGTALGLSGPLRVEILPNGMTARLTQPFRVRTGAGRIIEVPAGFETDFASVPRLFWRVVPPWGRYSPAAVVHDYLYHTGKVSRLSADRVFLELMAALGVPLWKRQIMYWAVRLGGWLAWDTSRKRETKHA
- a CDS encoding phage baseplate assembly protein V, with product MLETRDRQSEERYRNRWYGKYRAFVRDNNDPERLGRVRLEIPAVLGSGRENWSEWAAPCFPYGGNDDTGMFLVPEEGASVWAEFEGGVVQYPIWTGVWLAKSNPGEQPEESKRTCANAFCHDCEDKVEHQANRHDDLEHKKYHGHPPYYCPRLKVLLKTETGHTILADDRDGDELLRIIDRAGQILTMEGKVKPEMQSGNALRRGTKDAEKGDQLDIASQIVGSRARIQLTDLCRQQVILEAWQDKEKVHILSCDKGRSRWQKILIDTTKGREKVHIWGLNGTQEILVDSTAAAEQIRLTDKAGQVVRMNAAPGQESISATDKSGSLVFMDGVAGNIIIRSTNTVLINT
- a CDS encoding glycosyltransferase, translated to MQPLVTIVTTYYNRAGFLKETLRSLQLQTMTDWEAILWNDGSTDNSEEIAREIAGTDSRFRFFGGERIGHTQSLVRSCAEAQGRYIGVLDSDDLLEPTALEETTAILESRPEIGMVYTDHVVIDGNGQRRGLGRRCQIPFSKDRMLLDFMTFHFRLIRMEAFAQVKGFDETYPLAMDYDLCLRLAEVTEIEHLRTPLYRYRVHRASLSCQKRLEQIQCSYDAVVAAMKRRGLDREYECQLEVRSRHIIKKVTDHAG
- a CDS encoding PAAR domain-containing protein → MRPQARLGDISSHGGVIITGASRTFDNGMPVARMGDLHVCPVPGHGVTPIVTGSLDTITEGLPNARVGDIIGCGAVIVTGSPNTEDN
- a CDS encoding GPW/gp25 family protein, whose amino-acid sequence is MNFDFLGAGLRHPFRFQSVSGGTQISASTSREHEHIRESILQILGTRIGERFMNPEFGSRLKDLVFEQNDEVLKGLLRHYVIDAIKRWEKRVIITDVRFDDLPVNTDRNLLPVHIAYRVIQSQVEGNLVYPFYREGAANPTR